The Bacteroidota bacterium genome contains a region encoding:
- a CDS encoding MupA/Atu3671 family FMN-dependent luciferase-like monooxygenase: MIETTEVRTEVASNGEGPDARRALLAQLLRERATRERRAPLSHAQERLWFVERLAPGNGAYHMSTTLRLEGDLDVARLERALTMVAQRHQVLLSRIELSEEGPVQVIDPTQGLPLERVDLRGMPLEQAERHAQRLAIELGQRPFDLEQGPLARATALRVHEQTTLLAITLHHVVCDGWSIALFIREVGHCYTHETAEGLGSLTLQYDDVAALERQRLAGPEGDALQAYWTDRLGGLSPVDHFTPDQPRPPTQTYNGASTTFELPPALVRRVEALAQETRSTPFMVLTAAQATLMARYSGAKEVAIGTPVANRPDTRTEHLIGCFVNTLVLRIPVRDDDTFHALLRRVRQEALAAYEHQNFPYARLVEALQTTRELSGASLFQVFLAVQNTPSASVQLAGVEAKPIPLDYGTAPFDLSLSISQDAEAWVGTIQYNTDLFLPATAERLAEHYVAVLAAALEAPDRSLARLQWLPEAEQDALRAWNQTDTPLREQSISEQLNRQSVRTPDAPALSVGDATWTYAELEAQSNQLAHWMVEREIGPGSRVAVYLDRSADLVVALLAILKAGAAYVPLDPAYPQARVKQVLDGASPALVITRADISSTLPGTTQQVLDLEAARQDIGAQPTSSPEEGVGLDRLAYVTYTSGSTGTPKGVMVTHRNVANFFCGMDDRLDGGEGDTWLATTSVSFDISVLELLWTLSRGFHVVLYSPPSVGRGAQGLQPTQRSTRPLAFSLFYFADEARGQENPYKLLLEGARFADTHGFEAVWTPERHFHSFGGLYPSPAVAGAAIAAITESVQIRAGSAVLPLHHPVRIAEEWAMVDNLSGGRVGLSLASGWHQHDFILAPDNYANRREVLFEGLDTVRRLWRGDAVTFDGVEGAPVDVQVMPRPVQPELPVWITAAGSPETFRRAGEVGAGILTHLLGQSREELAEKITLYRKAWRDAGHPPEKARVTLMLHTFVGEDADEVRAQVEGPFRQYLRGSIGLVKSLAPEAHKADVQQNLTDQDMEILLDLAVERYIESSSLIGTIDECAARAEDFRALGVDEVACLIDFGVEPEAVLESLTALDTVHQRTKRTAETPAPEARPTRAWSLVELARHHGITHLQTTPSTAASFVEDPEVVEALGTLRNWYVGGEALSSALAESLQRTFPDTVLVNMYGPTETTVWSSTHHLKGAEHPVPLGYPIANTQLHVLDAAGEQVPVGVPGELYIGGEGVTRGYLQLPARTAERFVPDPWASAPGRRLYRTGDRVRRLPDGTLVFMGRFDSQVKVRGFRVELQEIEAHMRAHPTVRDAVAVVSGTGVGAHVQAYYLLERSTSPGPDARGVDAATDEAPDPAASASLLQSYTLPNGLDVAHQHDHITSGLYTEIFGDETYLRHGITIEDGDCVVDVGANIGMFSLYAHYAAQEVRVYAFEPIPPTFACLNENFARHGIDGGAFQRGVARAAGQDTFTFYPNSSGLSGRFADPDRDRAIARYIVEAELKQEAGSSEAVELASDDIELALDERFVTETFECTLQTVSDLIAAQGIEQIDLLKIDAERSEYEVLMGIKATDWARIKQVVAEVDTEELLEQCRGLLESHGFECSADRYVEIGREGGASRYVYLLYAAADGLQLGAQAHKGMGDMGGTLPPLPRFLEERLPAYMVPSALHVVEAFPLTPNGKVDRGRLASMATSPKASQPYAPPEGNLEQQISAIWARVLEVEKVGVEDNFFERGGTSLLMALVHRDVRSSLNPDITLVDLFRYPTVRSLAGFLEGGASDTLPQDAILQRAQRQRQARRRRRRA; the protein is encoded by the coding sequence ATGATCGAAACAACCGAAGTACGTACGGAAGTCGCCTCGAACGGTGAGGGACCCGATGCGCGGAGAGCCTTGCTGGCGCAGCTCCTGCGCGAGCGAGCCACGCGCGAACGCCGCGCGCCGCTTTCGCATGCCCAGGAGCGGCTCTGGTTCGTCGAGCGCCTGGCACCGGGAAACGGAGCCTACCACATGAGCACGACGCTGCGGCTGGAAGGTGACCTAGACGTCGCGAGGTTGGAGCGAGCCCTCACCATGGTGGCTCAGCGCCATCAAGTGCTGCTGAGCCGAATCGAGCTCTCGGAGGAGGGGCCCGTCCAAGTGATCGATCCCACGCAGGGGCTGCCGCTGGAACGCGTTGACCTGCGAGGCATGCCGCTGGAGCAAGCCGAGCGCCACGCGCAGCGCTTGGCGATAGAACTCGGCCAGCGTCCTTTCGATCTGGAGCAGGGGCCGCTTGCGCGAGCCACGGCCCTGCGCGTGCACGAACAGACAACGCTCCTCGCGATCACCCTGCACCATGTGGTCTGCGACGGGTGGTCGATCGCGCTATTCATCCGAGAGGTTGGGCACTGCTATACACACGAAACGGCCGAGGGACTGGGCTCACTGACGCTGCAGTACGACGATGTGGCCGCGCTTGAGCGGCAACGCCTCGCAGGGCCGGAAGGAGACGCCTTGCAGGCCTACTGGACCGACCGTCTTGGCGGCCTGTCGCCGGTGGATCATTTCACGCCAGATCAGCCACGTCCCCCAACTCAGACCTACAACGGAGCGTCCACCACGTTCGAACTGCCTCCGGCGCTCGTACGACGGGTCGAAGCGCTGGCCCAAGAGACACGCTCGACGCCGTTCATGGTGCTCACGGCAGCGCAGGCTACGCTCATGGCCCGCTACAGCGGGGCCAAGGAGGTCGCCATAGGAACGCCGGTGGCCAATCGGCCGGACACGCGCACGGAGCACCTGATCGGCTGCTTCGTCAACACGCTGGTGCTCCGCATTCCTGTGCGCGACGACGACACGTTCCACGCGCTGTTGCGTCGCGTTCGTCAGGAGGCACTGGCGGCGTACGAGCACCAGAATTTCCCCTACGCGCGCCTCGTCGAGGCGCTGCAGACGACCCGCGAGCTAAGCGGCGCGTCTCTGTTCCAGGTGTTCCTTGCCGTACAAAACACGCCGTCGGCCTCCGTTCAACTGGCAGGGGTCGAGGCGAAGCCGATCCCCCTCGACTACGGGACGGCCCCGTTCGACCTGAGCCTGAGCATCAGCCAGGACGCGGAGGCCTGGGTCGGAACCATCCAGTACAACACCGACCTATTCCTGCCTGCCACCGCGGAGCGACTGGCCGAACACTACGTGGCGGTGTTAGCGGCGGCCCTGGAGGCCCCGGATCGTTCGCTGGCGCGCCTCCAGTGGTTGCCAGAAGCGGAGCAGGACGCCCTGCGAGCCTGGAATCAGACAGACACGCCGCTGCGCGAGCAGTCGATTTCGGAGCAACTGAATCGCCAGAGCGTCCGCACCCCGGACGCGCCGGCGCTCAGCGTCGGTGATGCAACGTGGACCTACGCCGAGCTAGAGGCCCAGTCTAACCAACTCGCCCACTGGATGGTGGAGCGAGAGATCGGCCCCGGAAGCCGCGTGGCGGTGTACTTGGACCGCTCTGCCGACCTCGTTGTCGCGCTGCTGGCCATTCTGAAGGCAGGCGCGGCCTACGTGCCCCTCGATCCCGCCTATCCCCAGGCCCGCGTCAAGCAGGTCCTCGATGGAGCCAGCCCTGCGCTGGTGATCACGCGGGCTGATATCTCATCGACGCTACCCGGCACAACGCAGCAGGTCCTGGACCTGGAGGCAGCCCGCCAGGACATCGGGGCGCAGCCTACCTCGTCGCCAGAGGAGGGGGTGGGCCTAGACCGACTCGCGTACGTGACCTACACGTCGGGGTCTACGGGCACGCCGAAGGGTGTGATGGTGACCCACCGCAACGTCGCCAACTTCTTCTGCGGGATGGACGACCGCCTGGACGGAGGAGAGGGCGACACCTGGCTCGCAACGACGAGTGTCTCCTTCGACATCTCGGTGCTCGAACTGCTTTGGACGCTGTCGAGGGGCTTCCATGTGGTGCTCTACTCGCCACCGAGCGTGGGGCGTGGGGCGCAGGGGCTTCAGCCCACCCAGCGCTCGACGCGCCCGCTTGCCTTCAGTCTGTTCTACTTCGCCGACGAGGCTCGGGGACAGGAGAACCCCTATAAGCTGTTGCTGGAAGGGGCGCGCTTCGCAGACACGCACGGCTTCGAGGCCGTGTGGACGCCCGAGCGCCACTTCCACTCGTTTGGCGGGCTCTACCCCAGTCCTGCAGTCGCGGGTGCGGCCATCGCCGCGATCACCGAATCGGTGCAGATCCGGGCTGGCAGTGCCGTGTTGCCCTTGCACCATCCGGTGCGGATTGCGGAGGAATGGGCCATGGTAGACAATCTGTCGGGGGGACGCGTGGGCTTATCCCTGGCTTCGGGCTGGCACCAGCACGACTTCATTCTTGCCCCGGACAACTACGCAAACCGCCGCGAGGTCTTGTTTGAGGGCCTCGATACCGTGCGTCGGCTGTGGCGGGGCGACGCCGTCACCTTCGACGGGGTCGAGGGAGCGCCCGTCGATGTGCAGGTCATGCCTCGGCCCGTGCAGCCGGAGCTTCCCGTATGGATCACCGCAGCCGGAAGCCCGGAAACGTTCAGGCGCGCCGGCGAAGTCGGAGCGGGGATTCTAACCCACCTGCTTGGCCAGAGCCGAGAGGAGCTCGCGGAGAAGATCACCCTCTACAGGAAGGCCTGGCGGGACGCGGGACACCCTCCCGAAAAGGCACGGGTGACGCTCATGCTCCACACGTTCGTCGGGGAGGATGCGGACGAGGTGCGCGCGCAGGTTGAGGGGCCATTCCGGCAATACCTCCGCGGCTCCATCGGGCTCGTCAAGAGCCTGGCACCCGAGGCCCACAAAGCCGATGTGCAGCAGAATCTCACGGACCAGGACATGGAGATCCTGCTCGACCTAGCCGTCGAGCGCTACATCGAGTCGAGCAGTCTCATCGGGACGATTGACGAATGTGCAGCCCGTGCCGAGGACTTCCGCGCCCTGGGCGTGGACGAGGTCGCCTGCCTGATCGATTTCGGGGTCGAACCGGAGGCCGTGCTGGAGTCTCTGACCGCCCTGGATACCGTGCACCAGCGCACGAAGAGGACCGCGGAAACACCCGCTCCCGAAGCAAGACCCACGCGGGCCTGGTCCCTCGTGGAGTTGGCTCGGCACCATGGCATCACGCACCTGCAGACGACGCCGTCCACAGCGGCGAGCTTCGTCGAGGACCCTGAGGTCGTGGAGGCCCTAGGCACGCTGCGGAACTGGTACGTCGGGGGCGAGGCGCTGTCGTCGGCGCTGGCCGAGTCGCTCCAACGCACGTTCCCCGACACCGTGCTCGTGAACATGTACGGGCCGACCGAGACCACCGTATGGTCCTCGACGCATCACCTCAAGGGCGCCGAGCATCCGGTGCCACTGGGGTATCCGATCGCAAACACGCAGCTCCACGTGCTCGACGCCGCAGGCGAACAGGTGCCCGTGGGCGTGCCCGGCGAGCTGTACATCGGAGGGGAAGGGGTCACCCGAGGGTATCTGCAGCTTCCTGCACGCACCGCCGAGCGGTTCGTGCCTGACCCGTGGGCGAGCGCGCCGGGGAGGCGACTGTATCGGACCGGCGACCGCGTTCGGCGGCTGCCCGACGGCACCTTGGTCTTCATGGGCCGCTTCGATTCCCAAGTCAAGGTGCGTGGGTTCCGCGTCGAGCTCCAGGAAATCGAAGCACACATGCGAGCCCACCCGACCGTCCGCGACGCGGTGGCGGTGGTCTCAGGAACGGGCGTTGGCGCGCACGTCCAAGCCTACTACCTACTCGAGCGAAGCACATCACCTGGACCCGATGCGCGTGGCGTGGACGCCGCGACGGACGAGGCTCCCGACCCCGCTGCGTCGGCGAGCCTGCTCCAGAGCTACACGCTCCCGAACGGCTTGGACGTGGCGCATCAGCACGACCACATCACGAGCGGGCTGTACACGGAGATTTTCGGGGACGAGACCTACCTACGCCACGGCATCACCATCGAGGACGGTGACTGCGTGGTGGACGTGGGCGCCAACATCGGCATGTTCTCGCTGTACGCGCACTACGCCGCGCAGGAAGTCCGCGTCTATGCGTTCGAGCCGATCCCTCCGACGTTCGCCTGCCTCAACGAAAACTTTGCCCGTCACGGCATCGATGGGGGGGCCTTCCAACGTGGAGTGGCGCGGGCTGCCGGGCAAGACACCTTCACGTTCTATCCAAACTCGTCAGGGTTGTCCGGCCGGTTCGCCGACCCGGACCGAGACCGGGCCATCGCTCGCTACATCGTCGAGGCGGAACTGAAGCAGGAGGCCGGCAGCTCCGAAGCGGTCGAGCTCGCCAGCGACGATATCGAGTTGGCGCTCGATGAGCGGTTCGTGACCGAAACGTTTGAGTGCACGCTCCAGACCGTCTCGGACCTCATCGCAGCCCAGGGGATTGAGCAGATTGACCTGCTCAAGATCGATGCAGAGCGGAGCGAATACGAGGTGCTGATGGGCATCAAGGCCACCGACTGGGCGAGGATCAAGCAGGTCGTGGCGGAGGTGGACACCGAAGAGTTGCTGGAGCAATGCCGCGGCTTGTTGGAGTCGCACGGCTTCGAGTGCAGTGCGGACCGGTACGTCGAAATTGGACGAGAGGGAGGCGCATCGAGGTATGTCTACCTGCTCTACGCCGCCGCCGACGGCCTACAGCTGGGCGCGCAGGCTCACAAGGGCATGGGCGATATGGGCGGGACGCTGCCTCCGCTGCCGCGCTTCCTGGAAGAGCGGCTTCCAGCCTACATGGTCCCCTCAGCGCTGCACGTCGTCGAGGCGTTCCCGCTCACCCCCAACGGCAAGGTCGACCGCGGGCGCCTGGCCTCGATGGCAACATCCCCGAAAGCGTCGCAGCCCTATGCGCCGCCCGAGGGCAACCTGGAACAACAAATCAGCGCGATCTGGGCACGCGTGCTCGAGGTCGAGAAGGTGGGCGTCGAGGACAACTTCTTCGAGCGTGGGGGCACGTCGCTCCTCATGGCGCTCGTCCACCGCGACGTGCGGTCCTCGCTCAACCCCGACATCACGCTCGTTGACTTATTCCGCTACCCGACGGTGCGCTCGCTGGCGGGCTTCCTCGAAGGCGGCGCATCGGACACCCTACCACAGGACGCCATTCTGCAGCGGGCGCAACGCCAGCGGCAGGCACGCCGGCGGCGTCGCAGAGCATAG
- a CDS encoding class I SAM-dependent methyltransferase has protein sequence MSLRFFDVSNDLYRYMLEVSVREPSVLKRLRTATSERDGAKMQTPPEVGQLLEVLVRLVGARRVLEVGVFTGYSSLCIARALPDDGLLIACDIDPEATSLAEHYWREAGVDARIDLRIAPALQTLDALLAEGAHGSFDMIFLDADKENYVTYYDKAYTLLRVGGVLLVDNVLWAGRVADLDVQDSETVGIRKLNQRLGNDHRVLHSMIPIADGLSLVLKLDPEEAMGPRDQATPHSLEPVS, from the coding sequence ATGTCACTCCGCTTCTTCGACGTCTCCAACGACCTCTACCGCTACATGCTAGAGGTATCGGTGCGCGAACCCTCCGTGCTGAAACGGCTACGAACGGCCACGTCTGAGAGGGACGGGGCGAAAATGCAGACCCCGCCCGAGGTCGGCCAGTTGCTCGAAGTGCTGGTCCGCCTCGTCGGAGCACGGCGCGTGCTGGAGGTGGGCGTCTTCACGGGCTACAGCAGCCTGTGCATCGCCCGGGCCCTGCCCGACGACGGGCTCTTGATCGCCTGCGACATCGATCCCGAGGCGACATCGCTCGCCGAGCACTATTGGAGAGAAGCTGGGGTCGATGCGCGCATCGATCTCCGGATTGCGCCCGCGCTCCAGACGCTCGATGCCCTGCTTGCTGAGGGGGCGCACGGGTCGTTCGACATGATCTTCCTCGACGCAGACAAGGAGAACTACGTCACCTACTACGACAAGGCCTATACGCTGCTGAGGGTCGGGGGCGTGCTTCTCGTAGACAACGTCCTGTGGGCAGGGCGGGTCGCGGACCTGGACGTGCAAGACTCCGAGACGGTGGGCATTCGCAAGCTGAACCAGCGGTTGGGCAACGATCACCGCGTCCTGCACAGCATGATTCCTATCGCTGACGGGCTGTCGCTCGTGCTCAAACTGGATCCCGAAGAGGCCATGGGGCCTCGTGACCAAGCCACTCCTCACTCCTTAGAGCCGGTATCATGA
- a CDS encoding ABC transporter permease, which yields MNSTRQGGRLNTIGRQPLSAGLCLVALALVVASAYVGASYVYQEWSYDRHHENVDRVFRVTQRLQLGTIGTVEYATLPGPVAENLVADLDGVLPARLYHPQPAPVVASTAAVNYEPRLFMADPSLLSVFTIPLSAGDPAGALREPRTIIISAEAAERYFPGADPMGRTLRYENAIDLTVTGVLAPAAMRSHVDFDMLISMGTRAEVLALAGIPEDWITSWIWNPYATYVRLADDVSIDTLVGTELPAFIQRYMSFDDSQTGFLMQPVTDIHLYSSLEGELQPNGSALSVGLAALGMGLVVLFGAIAFVTAARVRRKPVDAGAGPTTPSLVSFGLIGLVAGGVAAAVAPWLGSLLAPGSVPLTPTVSGSLMMVAAAVVLALGLGWWATRSSQKDHNGEAQTRKGPYAAAGLQLVVALTALVAMLFIHQQLSFVDSHSLGFDLDHAYVLPIAGNADLMSDRDALKAAIDDVEGVVATSLVSAVPTQSNYTMRRFRAEDRFYSAEAAVFYTDEDFMEALDLQLIAGGDVTGELPYQEYLVNSELVAQLGWDPEYAIGKQFAVGESFGVVSGVLENFHFEPLDKRVVSMTALVEPEEAGYLIVRVDPEAPLDQVQAGLTAVWNERSADRPFLMESLAQEARAPFVSERFNVRLLTGITALLLLMVGISLGVSSGYAGNGLTGSQRRRRFLLLGLVSLAVAMPVGYAMAHAWATNAFAYVAFSNGWLYLASGVLLSGIAVWFAMRNRSSAPAPITATPTAA from the coding sequence ATGAATTCGACTCGCCAGGGCGGCAGGCTCAACACGATCGGCCGCCAGCCCCTCTCCGCAGGCTTGTGTCTGGTAGCGCTAGCGTTGGTCGTAGCATCGGCCTACGTGGGGGCCTCCTACGTCTACCAAGAATGGAGCTACGACCGCCACCACGAGAACGTCGACCGGGTCTTCCGGGTCACGCAACGGCTTCAGCTCGGCACCATCGGGACCGTGGAATATGCCACGTTGCCAGGGCCGGTGGCCGAGAACCTCGTGGCGGACCTCGACGGCGTGCTTCCGGCTCGGCTCTACCATCCTCAGCCGGCGCCGGTCGTGGCCAGCACGGCAGCGGTGAACTATGAGCCCCGGCTGTTCATGGCCGACCCGTCGCTGCTGAGCGTGTTCACCATCCCGCTCTCGGCGGGCGACCCTGCTGGGGCGCTGCGCGAACCGCGCACCATCATCATTTCCGCGGAGGCCGCCGAGCGCTACTTCCCCGGAGCGGACCCGATGGGCCGGACGCTGCGCTACGAGAACGCGATCGATCTAACGGTGACGGGCGTCCTCGCGCCCGCCGCGATGCGCTCCCACGTGGACTTCGACATGCTGATTTCGATGGGGACGCGGGCCGAGGTGCTTGCTCTCGCAGGCATCCCGGAAGACTGGATCACGAGCTGGATCTGGAATCCATACGCCACCTACGTCCGCCTGGCCGACGACGTCTCGATCGATACCCTCGTCGGCACGGAGCTGCCAGCGTTTATCCAGCGCTACATGAGCTTCGACGACTCGCAGACGGGGTTCCTGATGCAGCCCGTCACGGATATCCACCTCTACTCGTCCCTGGAAGGCGAACTGCAGCCCAACGGGAGTGCGCTGTCCGTCGGACTGGCGGCGTTGGGTATGGGACTGGTCGTCCTGTTCGGGGCCATCGCGTTTGTGACAGCGGCCCGGGTTCGACGCAAGCCGGTGGATGCCGGAGCGGGACCTACGACGCCGTCGCTGGTTTCGTTCGGGCTGATCGGGCTGGTGGCAGGAGGCGTAGCCGCCGCCGTGGCTCCGTGGCTCGGCAGCCTGCTGGCACCTGGAAGCGTTCCTCTGACGCCCACGGTGAGTGGTTCGCTGATGATGGTAGCCGCCGCGGTAGTGCTCGCGCTCGGGCTCGGCTGGTGGGCGACGCGGTCCTCGCAGAAGGATCACAACGGAGAGGCGCAGACGAGAAAGGGCCCGTACGCCGCGGCGGGGCTCCAGCTAGTCGTCGCGCTCACCGCTCTGGTCGCGATGCTCTTCATCCACCAGCAGCTCAGCTTCGTCGACAGCCACTCGCTCGGGTTCGACCTCGACCATGCCTACGTGTTGCCGATCGCGGGCAACGCGGACCTGATGAGCGATCGGGACGCGCTGAAGGCCGCCATCGACGACGTGGAGGGCGTGGTCGCGACCTCGCTCGTCTCGGCAGTGCCGACGCAGAGCAACTACACGATGCGCCGGTTCCGCGCCGAGGACCGGTTCTACAGCGCCGAGGCGGCCGTTTTCTACACCGACGAGGACTTCATGGAAGCCCTCGACCTCCAACTCATAGCCGGCGGCGACGTCACAGGCGAGCTGCCCTACCAGGAGTACCTGGTGAACAGCGAGTTGGTAGCCCAGCTCGGGTGGGACCCCGAGTACGCGATCGGGAAGCAGTTTGCCGTGGGGGAGAGCTTCGGCGTCGTATCCGGCGTGCTCGAGAACTTCCACTTCGAGCCGCTGGACAAGCGCGTGGTGTCCATGACGGCGCTGGTCGAGCCGGAGGAAGCGGGGTACTTGATCGTGCGCGTTGACCCCGAGGCACCGCTTGACCAGGTGCAAGCAGGGCTCACCGCCGTCTGGAATGAACGCTCTGCGGACCGCCCATTCCTCATGGAGTCGCTGGCGCAAGAGGCACGCGCTCCGTTCGTGAGCGAACGCTTCAACGTGCGGCTGCTGACGGGCATCACGGCGCTGCTGCTGTTGATGGTCGGCATCTCCCTCGGAGTGTCGAGCGGATACGCAGGCAACGGCCTCACGGGCTCCCAGCGGCGCCGTCGGTTCCTGCTGCTCGGGCTCGTGTCCCTCGCTGTCGCCATGCCCGTGGGCTACGCGATGGCTCACGCGTGGGCGACCAACGCCTTCGCCTACGTGGCCTTCTCCAACGGCTGGCTCTACCTCGCCTCTGGAGTCCTTCTCAGCGGCATTGCCGTCTGGTTCGCCATGCGCAACCGCTCAAGCGCTCCTGCACCGATCACCGCTACGCCAACCGCCGCGTAG